tgatgagcggataatttatacgctgtttggcattatttttaggtagtttttagtaggatctagctactttttagtatatttttattagtttttaaggaaaattcatgtttttggactttactatgagtttgtgtgtttttttctgtgatttcaggtattttctggctaaaattaagggacctgagcaatatataatagtccatactttgctcgagttttgacgacgcaaactggtgttcaaatgccaacttcctgccctattctggcgttaaacgccagaaacaggatagaagctgcagttaaacgcccaatctgccataaaaactggtgtttaactccaagaaaagtctctactcATGAaaagcccaagcatacaccaagtgggcccaaaagtggatttctacatcatttacttatttctgtaaatcctagtaactagtctagtataaataggaccttttactattgtactcacatctttggatcttgacatctttggattatccttagatcatctttggaaCATTTTTCCTTAGACTtagaggctggccatttggccatgcctggaccttcatcacttatgtattttcaacagtggagtttctacacaccatagattgaGGTGTTGAGCTCTGCTATttctcgagtattaatgcaaaatactattgttcttctattcaattcaagcttattcttattctaagatgttcactcgcacttcaacatgatgaatgtgatgatccgtgacactcatcaccattctcaatttatgaacgcgtgcttgacaaccacttccgttctacctgcgaaagctagagtgtgtatctcttgggtttctaatcaacgattcacatcgtttcccctctgacaatggggcatctgaatctgagattagaaccttcgtggtataggctagaaccatttggcagcattcctgagatccgaaaagtctaaaccttgtctgtggtattccgagtaggatctgggaagggatgactgtgacgagctttaaactcgtgactgtggggcgtagtgacagatgcaaaaggatcattggatcttattctgacacgatcgagaaccgaccgctgattagccatgcggtagctgtgcctggtatttttcatccgagacgagaaatccgacaattgattagccgtacagaaaccatagaggaccattttcactgagaggacgggaggtagccattgacaacggtgatccccaacatacagcttaccatggaaaggagtatgaatgattgaatgaagacagtaggaaagcagagattcagaaggaataacgcatctccatacgcttatctgaaattcccaccaatgaattacataagtatctctatctttattttatgtttatttatcttttgattatcaaagctcctataaccatttgaatctgcctgactgagatttacaagatgaccatagcttgcttcaagccgacaatctccgtgggatcgacccttactcacgtaaggtattacttggacgacccagtgcacttgctggtcagctgcacgaagttgtgtatcacgatttcgtgtaccaattttttggtgccgttgccggggattgtttgagtttggacaaatgacggttcatcttgttgcttagattaggtaattttcttcttgtttcaacctttattttattttcaaaaaattttcaaaaattttttcttctttttcgtttttccaaaataattttcgaaaaaataaaaaaaattataaaatcataaaaaccaaaaatttgtgtttcttgtttgagttagtgtcaatttttaagtttggtgtcaattgcatctttttaattttctaaaaattttcgaaaaattcatgcatgtgttcttcatgatcttcaagttgttcttgcgaattttctttgtttgatctttaatttttcttgttttgcgtcttttcttgttttacaTATGCATTTTAGAATTATTAGTGTCtacacattaaaaatttctaagtttggtgtcttgcatgtttatcctttcttaaaaatattcaaaaacatgttcttgatgttcatcatgatcttcaaagtgttcttggtgttcatcttgacattcaaagtgttcttgcatgcatcatttgttttaatccaaaatttttatgcgttgagtcattttgtggtttttctctttcctcattaaattcaaaaaaatcaaatatatatatatatcttccTTATTTCActtataaatttcaaaatctttgggttgacttagtcaaattttttttttaaaataagttatttcttgttagtcaagtcaagatttcaatttcaaaaatttatcttttcaaaatcaaatctttttcatttttttcctttgtttttcaaaaattttcaaaaatctttttcaaaacttttcaaaatctttttcctatttttacttcatatttttcgaaaatctttactaacattaatgttttgattcaaaaattttaagtttgtgACTTGCCTATTAAGAAAGGctcaatctttaaaattttaaaatcatatcttttagtttcttgttagtcaagtcatcaactttaattttaaaaatcaaatctttttaatttccttttcaaatccttttcaaaataaatttcaatcatatctttttaatcatatatttttcaaatcatattttttttaatcaaatctttttcaatcatacctttttttaaattttgatttcaaaaatcttttctaacttcttatcttttcaaaattgattttcaaatctttttcaattaactaattgactttttgtttgatttttaaaattcttagttttttcaaaactacctaactaattttctctctctaattttcgaaaactcctcaccctttttcaaaattcttttaattaactaattgtttcaaattttaattttaattttatttcttctcttaattttcgaattctaactaaattttaaaataaaaacaaaaatattttccttttccttttaattattttcgaaaactctctctctcatcttcttctatttatttatttaatcattaacactcttctcttctttttataattcgaaccctctctccctctctgtgttcgaattcttcatctcttctctctacatcattcttctattttttcttcttctactcacataaaggaatctctataccgtgacatagaggatttctcttcttttatgtcctcttctttttcatatgagcaggagcaaggacaaggacattcttgttgaagcagatcctgaacctgaaaggactctgaagaagaagctaagagaagctaagacacaacaatccagagaaaaccttacagagaatctcgaaaaataagtaatggccgaaccaacaacaataacaatgcaaagaaggtgcttggtgattttactacaccaacatccaacttccatggaagaagcatctcaatccctgccattggagcaaacaattttgagctaaagcctcaattagtttctctgatacAACTGAATtgtaagttttatggacttccatcagaagatccttttcagttcttaattgaattcttgcagatctgtgatactgttaagaccaatggagttgatcccaaGGTCTATGAGCTTAtacttttcccttttactgacagagctagaatatggttggactctcaacctagagatagcctgaactcttgggataagctggtcacggctttcttagcaaaattctttcctcctcaaaagttgagcaagcttagagtggatgttcaaaccttcaggcagaaaaaaggtgaatccctctatgaagcttaggaaaGATACAAGTAACTAACTAAAAAGTGTCCgtctgacatgctctcagaatggaccatcctgtaTATATTCTATGATAGTCTGTCtaaattgtctaagatgtcattagaccattctgcatgtagatctattcacctgaagaaaacgcctgtagaagctcaggaactcattgaaatggttgtaaataaccagttcatatacacctttgaaaggaatcctgtgaataatgggatgcctcagaagaaaggagttcttgaaattgatgctctgaatgccatattggctcagaacaaaatgttgactcagcaagtcaatatgatttttcAGAGTCTAAATAGATTGCAAAatacatccaacagtactaaagaagcatcttctgaagaagaagcttatgatcctgagaaccctgcaatggcagaggtgaattacatgggtgaagcctatggaaacacctataatccctcatggagaaatcatccaaatttctcatggaaggatcaacaaaagcctcaacaaggctttaacaataataatggtggaagaaataggtttagcaatggcaagccttttttatcatcctctcagcaacagatagagaattctgagcagaacccatctagcttagcaaatatagtctctgatctatctaaggccactcttagtttcatgaatgaaacaaggtcttccatcagaaacttggaggcacaagtgggtcagctgagtaaaagggctactgaaactcctcctagcactctcccaagcaatacagaagagaatcccaaaagagagtgcaaggccataaccatgaCCAACATGGACGAACTtggagagagtgaaaaggcaGTGATTCTTAGTGAGGAAGACCTTAGGGAACGTCCACTGGCCATTAAGGAGtaccccaatgaggaaccaaaggaatctgaggctcatatagagactatagagattcctttgacctttcttttaccattcatgagctctgatgactattcaccaagtaggcccgaaagtggatttctgcatcatttacttatttctgtaaaccctagtaactaatctagtataaataggacattttactattgtactcacatctttggatcttgacatctttggattatcctTAGATTATCTTTGGAACATTTTTCCTTAGACTTGGAGGCTGgctattcggccatgcctggaccttcatcacttatgtattttcaacggtggagtttctacacaccatagattaaggtgtggagctttgctgttcctcgagtattaatgcaaaatactattgttcttctattcaatgcaagcttattcttattctaagatgttcactcgcacttcaacatgatgaatgtgatgatctatgacactcatcaccattctcaatttatgaacgcgtgcttgacaaccacttccgttctacctgcaaaagctagagtgtgtatctcttgggtttctaatcaacgattcacatcgttttccctctgacaatggggcatctgaatctgagattagaaccttcgtggtataggctagaaccatttggtagcattcctgagatccgaaaagtctaaaccttgtatgtggtattccgagtaggatttgggaagggatgactgtgacgagcttcaaactcgcgactatggagcgtagtgacagacgcaaaaagatcattggatcttattccgacatgatcgagaaccgacagctaattagccatgcggtagctgtgcctggtatttttcatccgagacgagaaatccgacaattgactagccgtacagaaaccgtagaggaccattttcattgagaaaccatttgaatcctcctgactgagatttacaagatgaccatagcttgcttcaagccgacaatctcctaCAAGGCCAAGCACAATTAGAACAGTACCAGTTAGACTTCAATACTCCTAATATATATATCAGTCCCATACACCTCTACATTTTTTCGATTACATGACATTATATGAGCTCAGAAAGATATTTAAGTTTAAAATGCCACTAGAAGCAATAGTCGCATTCCAAGTCCGACATATACACCAAAAAATCCACCATATACACCAAAAAATCATTTAACCAGAAATTCAATAcaaagtttatatatatatatatatatatatatatatatatatatatatatatatatatatataatctacTTAAAAACATGTAAAATAGATCAAAACACACGTTAAACTATTCATTAGAAGTTCGTAAAATAGCGTAAAGGAAGAACAGTTTCATCAGAACAGTAATATGAGATCTAAACCAAGAACAGTGAAATAGAGAGAGAAATACAGACGTTATAgtgtttaaatttcaaaatcagaAATAGAAATGTGAAAAACCTAGAAGGACAATAAAACAGTACCTTGAATAATGTTTGTTCGTTCTTTTTGGTTGTTTTTTATGGAGATTTGTATGTTTTCTTATTGATTTCTTCTACTTTTTGCGAGGAGTTGGAAGGTTTTTTCAGAATTGCAGTTAGTTTCGAATGTGGCTTTCGATGTTTTGTGTATTGATcgagaaagaagagaaagagtcTGTCATCATGAACGTggtttagaaaaataaattgatagAATAAGGCGTGTGTGTTTACGCTCTCGATTGTGAAAAAGTGTAGTGCATGTGCTTTTTGTTGGACTTGGCCaacttataaaatttataagTGAAAAAAACTCGTATGGATAACAAGCTTCTTTTGAACTGAGTTTGGCTCTTTCTATATTAAATGCCTTTAATTTCTCTCTAAGTCTCCACTCTCTCGTCTCATGCGCGTGTCAGAATTAAATCAATTAATGAAATGACGTTTCCTAATAGTATATAACTATATATAGCTAAACCACACATCTGAAGCATGTCTCtcatacattttttatttttcacaacAAAGGAAAAATGGGgttattattttcaattatCATTATCATCACTCTACTTCTATGCTTTCACTACTGTTCTTGTGCTTCTTTGCAAATTCATCAATTTCAACCATCACTCCACCATCAAGGTAATAGTCATCagtcaaaataaaataaaacattatGAATGAATGTTAATCCAAgttcttatatatatatctgtgtgtgtgtgtgtgataTAGTAGGAGGAGTAAATGCTGCACACCAACAAAAGATTTCTCTTCCAAAAACGGTGCCCAGAAAGCTCAGATTCACTGATGAGAAGGTactattaattatataaaaaaacattTGCTTATCATTATTACTACTTGTGATTCATATTCTCATTCTTGAAATATTCTAATAGGTAGaaaaatatgatgatgaagTAGTAGTCAGAGATAATAATATTGCATCACACGAGCAGAAGGGTTCCCTTGCCGCAggtaattaaataataataattattcaaaaatgTTATATGCACATAGAAATTAATCACTAAAAAAGTtaccatatattttatactaatgaCAGATTTTgtaactaaattttaatatatttatcatagttgataattattttatgtACTGATAATCAATTAATAACCAGTCATGACTATAGTCTATAGAGTTGAGTTAATAAGAAATCATTGAAATGAACTGCACATATAAAACACATGCAAATAATTTACTTTGTGAATTCAGCTAGCTCTTTCATGTCACGACATATATATGTACcattatcaaatttaaaatatcacaTGGAAGACCTATAGCTCTAAGAAGTATATTCTAAGAAGTATAATATAAGAGCTACGCgtgatttttattttcattttattttattgtttggTTCTAACTGTTAATGATAACACGAATCATTTATTTAGTTTAGTAATATAAACCAAGCCAACGGGCTTGTCACCTAGCAGGTTCATCACGCATCAATTCCCCAATTTAAAGTGATGCTGTATCAAGGTAGGGCAACGGGATAATAAGTTGTATATAAATGAAAAGTTAAACCAATGAAAGGCATGCATAGCACAAAGTCATTTTAGGTGTACTTAATTTTACTGGATATTTTGTTGGCTCATTAATTATTGACTGTAGAAGTAGACTTTTAAGTTTAAATGATTATAAATGATCAATAAGTTAgtgctttttttgttttaaaatgtttatcatattatatttttaatacattaaCTTCTAAATGCacgaagaaataaaaaataataaatattttagaatatAGGAAATAGACTCTATATCTTATATAAGATGAATGCAAGAAATATTTTCAACGAAATCGATATAATGATGAGGAATGATTTAAGATCAACGTTATATAAATTCTCTTATTTAATTCCTAAATTTGATATCAAATAATATTGaataaacttttatttttaactataaaattttaaaatattaacaaatttaattataaattaataaaactatttttatgtttataaaaaataatttttacgtgataaaaatactcaaatatttattttattcatatataaatttgttaatattttaaatgtttatataaaattgataattttttatcgGACAAAAAACAGAAATAAGCCAAGGGAGCAAACAAATTACCTGAATCAGCCAAACTGAAAATTGCTTTACGAATCAGCCAAAGCACATTACTATGTAATTCGAACTAGCTTGGTTCGAACTACAATAACATATAATTCGAACCTAAATGGTTCGAACTACCACTAGCATAATTCGAACTAgtttggttcgaattacacacgtGAACCACTCCCCAACTAATTCGAACCGagttggttcgaattactcaCAAATTGCCTCAAATAGTAATTCGAAAggggctggttcgaattactgtGCATGGGATCGTAACTAATGAATATGTTTTGTTCTCAAATTTTTAAACGAAATGTCTGTTGACTGCACACGGCAATAAATAAAtctacaaattaaattaatacaTGATGCGGAAACTAAATAATATCAAAACACAAAGTACATATGTTTTCATAGTAACTGATAGACGATAAAGCAATAAGTAACACAGATATACATCAATTGATAAATACATAGACGAAAATAGGTAACATACAATATGGCACACAAATCATCTAAATAGGTGCGACCCCGTGAAGCAACGACGTGGTATTCGTGTCCTCTGACCTCTCTGGATAAGGGGCTCCTCATCCTCGATCTCATCCTTCTCGTCCTGCGGGGCTGCCTGTGCAGGCGTCCTAGGCTGGACATGTAACGGTCGGGATGAAGACGGCCCGGCAACTGAATGTGACCCAGCAGTATGTGCCGAAGCTGGGGTACCACCCAAAGCGAAATAGTCAGGAGAAGGCACGGAGGGAGGTTCATTCAGATCGACATCTAACGGTCCCTGTGTCCCCGTCGTCTGACTCCGCCCACAGGCAGCCTCATCCTCCTGCATAATGGCACTGATCTCATCGAGGAAGTGTGGTCAACTAAAATCCACATCAAGGCCAACACCAAGGAAGTCTGAAAACGTGCTGCCCGGACTCACCCATGGCGTACTCTCCTGAAGTGTCTGGTCGTCACCGGAAACACCAACGAAGTAATCTTGGAGCGATCCCTCCCCAAGTCCAGCCTCACCATGGGCAGAGGGATCTCCGATAACGTACCCCTCTCCACCCTGCCCGCCATGATAGGGACTAACAACCCCGACTGCAGCCCCTCCCCCACCGGCCACGTCACCAAGATCACCATCGTCGTGCCCCGCAACAGGCGCCCTCCGTCTGCCTCCACGCCCTCGTCTTCGACCACCACCCCTATCTTCCTCATCAGCCTCCTACATAGCCTGGTCTAGCCACCTCCACTCACGCTGGCTCCATCGAGTCCCGACTCGAGCTCTCCTCTCTTTACGACACCTATCAGGGACGTCGTCAACTCGATCCATGTCAGGAACTAGCCCAGGACCCCTCTGTGACGCCTCCACAGGAATAGAAACGCCCCTCGGATCCCCTAAATACATCACTGGTGACAAGAACCTCTTTCCATGCTGACTCCACCAATATAGGTATGTGTGCGACGGTCCAGGGTCCGCAACAACATCGAACTGGAGGACGTGGTCCGCACGACTCTCCCAATGAAGATGCCAATGCTGCAAAGCGGACGGAAACCAACGATCACCGCCTCTCCCGTCCTTCGACATCAGAAAGTCGATATTCAGGGTAGGACGCAGTCGAAGCTGGACACCGCCGAACTGTGGTAGAACCCTATCTATCTGATGCCACTCTACAACGGCAAAGTATATCAGTGACGTCACAGACCACCACAACGCCGTGTGTCGAGGCTCCAACGCCTCCGGATGCACAACCTGCAGTACCTCGGGAGAGCTATACGGCATCCAGATAAACTGCACAAAAGTTACAACATTGTCATGCAAATTTCTTCTACAAAATCTTAAAGTCTAGTTATTTAAATAAAAGCTACAACATTGTCATGCAAACTTCTTCTACAAAATCTTACAACCTGTTGCCGCCGCATGCTCCTAATGCATCTCTGTGGCTGGGCATTACATGGACCGCATTATTAGAACCATATAGaaaattagtaataaaaataactaataacatAAACCACTTATCGAAACCAATAACACAATATACATATGAAACCAATATAACAAACCGCTAACAAAGGCACATAGTAAACCACTAATAAAAACTACTAAACTGAACCGTCAACAAAACCACATGCTTAAACCGCTAACATAAACCGGAAGCTAATCCATTTACGAAAACCACATGCAAATCCACTATTATAAACCGCACATAAAACCATATGATAAACCACTTCCAATACCACCTAAAGTAATCCGCCAACATAAAGCATCAACAAAACCACTAAAAAAACCACTAATATAAATCGCTAACTAAAATCACATACAAAACCTCTAAAATAAACCACTTGCAATACCACTAcgataaaccactaacataaaccgcCACTAAAACCACATGCAAAACCACTAACTCAGATAAACTGATCGCAAAAATGTGTTCTATCCACTAACCTCGTCGTTGATGACCCCGACTATATGAGCGACTCCATCAAACCGATACAACCTTGCCGGATTGTCCCCCATCGGCAGAGTTTTCTGTTCGAGTCTTTGTCGGATAGAATCTAGGTCGTTTTCTCTGAGATTTGGTTGGGGTATGGGAATGGAGAAGTTGTTCGAATGAGGGTGATTCGAACTCCTTATATATCCGAAAActtagtaattcgaaccagccccGTTCGAATTACTATTTGAGGTAATTTGtgagtaattcgaaccaattcGGTTCGAATTATGCTAGTGGTAGTTCGAACCATGTAGGTTCGAATTATATGTTATTGTAGTTCGAACCAAGCTAGTTCGAATTACATATTAATGTGCTTTGGCTGATTCGTGAAGCAATTTTCAGTTTGACTGATTTAGGtaatttatttgctcccttggcttatttatgtttttttcccttttttatcttttataaatataaaattagttttatttattcatAAATAGATTTATTAATATTCTGAAAtttcaaaaatagaaataataatttactcacaagattttaaatttttaatttcaatttcaaatttacATTTAATGTTTATAAATGTACAAGTAGACTTTTCTATAATCTAATAAAGTCTATGAGGTGATTAATGCCAAATGAGTAAACCCACCATGGCAGCATATATTATTTTGGTCCATACTTGTGCCCCCCACTCGTCCTTTTTAGGGGTGTACACCTCTAGTCTTCTATAGATATTTTGAATCATTACTGCTGAAGATGAGAAATTATTCCTATAATTTTGGGGTTTTCCCCTCTGTGATAGTggtaagaaagagaaaagacTGATTATAGTGGCTAGAAAGAgaagttttcttttttttttttaaaacttataGCATTgagaaaatattatttatttttactattaatatctttctatttttaatttttttaaacacaaaagtaaaaatagtaaaattttattttatattttagtttcatctttttttttcttcacaaattcctaaaaataaaattataaataaaaaccctaaaaatatAAATCAACTAGCCatttaagtattttaatttagtttgtCAACAAAAAACTTCCATTCGTTTTCAATTAACTAGTAACCCTATTATATACACTTCTTTTATCAACTTAAAATACAGAAATGAATTCAACTTGTATGAACTTATGCAACTTTAATTACAGGGAAGCAGCACAATAGAAACCAAAACATGGTACTTGGGAGCAAGGGAACAAGACAAGAATGGACGGAAATAAGGAGTGATGACTCTTCACAATACTTTACTATGGATTATGCTCGAGTTAGAAGACGACGTCCTATACATAACAAGAAATTGCCGGTTGGTCCATAAAACGTGGTAATAAGAAAGACGTCAAACAAGAGATATTATGGTTTTGGAGCTAACTAAACCTGTAAACACACACTACTATGGACACCATTTAAGTCACAATTTTGTGATTGGAATACGTGCGTGTGGAATGTGTCTCTTGTCTTATGCATTTTGTGGCCGACATCAGGGAGCAAAACCCTAAAACGTGTAAGAAAACTATGGATTAGGACTTAGCCCAACTAACAAGCTCTATTAATTAAATTGGGATGAACTTTTACTTTTCCTGTTGGCATTCATAATGTAAATGCCTAAATGAGGAATGAGGTTACAATGGCCATCATTTCGTACAACATGGTTTCCGGAAGTCATAATCAAGATGGTGAGAACCGAATGTTCAATAAATCGATAAAATAATTGGTTTATTGATTTAATAATTCGGTTAAAATTTAATTGGAGTTCAATcgatttaaataaattttaaataaaatttttaaaaattaaatatataattttaaatatttaaatttaataattgttaatttagtaaaatttaaaattttataattttatataataaattattcataatttatcaataaaaatttataaacaactttaaacattaaaatttataactaaatagatcaaaatacaaatatacactactagaaaattagttattacagacggatatttcCGACAGATTTTATCCCACGGAAATATAGATAGAATTTTAGAGGGATTTTTTTGtcggaaaataaaaaaaatgaattagcataaattacagacaAAAAACAAAATCCGTCAATAATTCTGTcggtaaaattaatttttttcaaaagaaatgattacagacagaaaatccgtctgtaattaaataaacaaaatattgtATTTTAGTAAATTATTACAGACAGAAAAATCCGactgtaattaaaaaatttccGTCTGAAAACATGGAGCTAACCCTAACTTACACCCTAGTCTCTCGAGCTTCATTCACCCTCCACACAAGTGAAGAACTTCTTCCTCTCTCCGTCCACGCTCTCTCACCGTCCACGAGCTTCTTTAACCGCTGCCGCCGCCGCTCGCGTCGTACAATCTCATCACTGACCTCAGCAACGGCCATTCGCTGGTTATCCTCATCCACCGGTTCAGGAATCACTGCACTCATCCTTCAGGGAAGATCTCTGCCCTGATGGTCACGGAGGTAGTCGCGTCGTCGTCGTTCTCACCGCTCTGGGCCCATCCGCCTCTTTCATGCACGGTGTCATCTCCCTCCAACTTTGCCGACGGCGATTCAACCCCTCCGCTGCTACTCCGCTGCCCTGGATGGCAACTTCCTCCTCAGATCGGCCCGAGCCGTTTCCTCCAAATGTGCCAAATGTAGATCCAGGTGTTCTTCTCTTGTGTGTTCTGGAATGAGAGGTAATTTTGATTG
The genomic region above belongs to Arachis stenosperma cultivar V10309 chromosome 5, arast.V10309.gnm1.PFL2, whole genome shotgun sequence and contains:
- the LOC130980903 gene encoding uncharacterized protein LOC130980903 — protein: MTNMDELGESEKAVILSEEDLRERGVNAAHQQKISLPKTVPRKLRFTDEKVEKYDDEVVVRDNNIASHEQKGSLAAAGKQHNRNQNMVLGSKGTRQEWTEIRSDDSSQYFTMDYARVRRRRPIHNKKLPVGP